The genomic stretch GCCGGCCCCAACTGCTCGGCTAGGACCTTGTGCACGCTGGCGGCGGGCAGCGGCGGCGCGGCCTCCTGGAGCTTGGTCAGGGCCTGCCGGTAGGGCGCGGCGACCTCCTCGGGCAGTGCCGCCTCGAAGACCGACAACGCCTGGCCGAACTTCATCGCCCCGCCCTTGAGCTGGCCCAGGACGCTGAACAGCTGCTCGGCGGTGCGTTGCTGGATCTCGGCGGAGATCACGTCGGAAGCGAGCCCGGTGACGCGTTTTCCCATGCCGAGGACGGTCCGCCCGGCGAAGCCGAGCGGCAGTGCGGCGAGCTTGGCGGTGCGGGACACGGCCCGGCGCGGGATGTCGGTCACGAGGTCATTGTTACCGACTCGGCGGGCCCGCTGCTGCTCTGCGGCCGGGCTGGCATTCATCTTCGGCGTACGCGCCGCATCGGCAGCGGGGGTGCGGCGGCCAGTGCCGGCGGCGGGTGACACCCGCCGAACCGATTTCCACCGCCCCGCCGAGCGTCTCCGGAGTGCCGCCGTCGAGCTGCGCCAGCGCCTCGGTCACCGTGTAGGCGGTGGCCGCCAGCAGCGTGCCGGTGGCGCAGGTCGGGGTGGTCGGCGCGTGGGCGATCTGGGCGGCGAGCGCCGGCCAGTGCGGGTCCCGGTCGGCGCGGTGCAGGTCGAGGCAGCGCAGGCAGGGACCGGTCGGCGGCCGGACCAGCGGCCCGATCACCGGAACGCCCTCCCGGACGTCGACCAGCAGGTGCGGCTGCCGGCGCTGGGCGTGGCCGGCGGCCACCAACGCAGCCGGCCGGTCGAGGCCGAACTGGATCACCAGGTCGGGCCGGGCCCGACGCAGTGGGCCGGTGGCGGTGCCCGGTGCGGCACGCGTCACGGTCGCCTGGGCCGCCGCGCCGAGCGGACGCCCGAGTTCGTCGGCGGCGATGCCGCTGCCGACGAGGTCGACGGGGCGTACCGGGCCGGGGAGGTCGGGCTGGACGTGCCCGACACCGGCCTGGGCCAGGGCCAGGGTGACAGCGGCACCGAGCGGGCCTGGTCCGGTGACCGCCACCCGGGCGGCCAGGCGACGCCGGAGCACCTGTGCGGGGGTGCCGGGCAGCCGGGCGGCGGCCAGGGCCAGCGCGCCGGCCTCCGCAGCGAGCCGGCTCCTGCGCGGCTCGGCGAGATCCCGGGGCACGAGGGTGTGCGCCGGTACCACCAGGCCGGCCTCACGCAGCGCGTCGAGCAGGGCGCGGGCGTGCTCCGGGCGGCCGCCGGTGCCGGTGAGCACCTGCCGCTCGCTGCGCGTGCCGTCGAGCAGGTCGAGAAGCCGGACCGCGCCGGGGTCGGCGAACTCGACCAGGACGGCACGCTCCGGTGCCAGCCCGAGTTGAAGGGTGTGCCGGTCGCGCCAGAGTCGGCTGAGCCCGGGCAGCAGGATGGGGCGGGGCGACGGCGGGCGGTCCATGGTCGGCTCCATAGGCACGAACAGTGACCGAATCCCTGCTGTCCGTCGATCGTTGTCCACAGGTGGCCACCCGCAGATCCAGGGCTGTCCACAGGATTCGGCGAGTTTTCCACAACTCGCGGGTAACCCTGTCGGTGGCCCGACAGTGAGCGGGAACGCCGCGAGGGGGTGGCCGACGGCCACCCCCTCGCGCGGACGCGTGCGTCAGACCTTCGCCTTGCCCAGGATGCGGTTCACTGTTGTGCCACACACCGGACACTTGCCCTTGGCCATGTTCATGCCGGTCTTCGAAACCTCGACGCGGCCCTCGAAGTCCCGCTTCTCCTTGCACTTGACGCAGTAACCGTTGTAGGTCTGGGCCTGGTCGGCCACGGTGTGCCTCCTCGTCTCGTCCGCCGGGTCGATGCCGGTCCGGCGGTTCTCCCGGCGGCGGTCGCCTGCGACGGCCAGCACCGGGTCTTCTCCGTGGTCATCCACATGACCACCGGTTGGCGGACCCTACCCAGGTGCGGGTGGTTCCATGTCAGCTGCGCGTTGCCACTGTGAGCAAGGCGACGTCGAGAGTGTGCACGCCGAATTGGGTCAGATCAGTCCTTTTGGCGGGGACACGCCGACCGGAGGTCGCCAAATCCGCTGGTCGGGCCACGCGGCCGGAGATCGGGACCCCGCTGCCGGGCACCTCGCGATGATCACTTACCGTTGTCCGTGGCCGTGTTGTGACACCTTGCCGGTCATCACGAAGGGTGATCGTGGCGCGTCACGATGTTCCGGCCAGAATTTTTTCGGGACTCCTGGCGACCAATCCCCATTTTCCGGGCGCGTGTCGGGGGGTTGACCCTTGCGGACCCCTGGTCACAACGCATTAGCTTGCCAACGTGACAGCAAACCGAGGCTGCGCGGTCCACTGATGGCGGGGGCGCGGAAGCCTGTCGTCGAGGTACGGCGCAGCCAGCGTCGGCGACGTACGGTGTCCGCCTACCGCGACGGTGAGCGGGTCGTCGTCCTCATCCCCGACCAGTTCTCCCGGGCCGAGGAGAGCGAATGGGTCGATCGGATGCTCGCCCGGCTCGCTGCCCGGGAGGGTCGCCTGACCCGCTCAGACGCCGAGCTGCTGGACCGGGCCGGTCGACTGATCAAGCTCTACCTGACCGAGTACGGCGACCGTGCGGTGCCGGCCAGCGTCCGGTGGGTGAGCAACCAGAACGGCCGATGGGGCTCCTGCACCCCGGCGGACCGCTCGATCCGGCTCTCTCACCGGCTCCAGGAGATGCCGGACTGGGTGATCGACTACGTGCTGCTGCACGAACTCGTCCACCTGGTCGTGCCCAGCCACAACGCCCAGTTCTGGGCCCTGGTCGGCCGGTACCCGAAGACCGAACGTGCCCGGGGCTACCTGGAGGGCGTCGCGGCGGTGACCGGCACGCCCTGAGCGGCCGTACGCCAGCGGTAGGGTCGGAGGATGGCTCGACGTGTGGTGGTGGCGCTGCTCGCCCCGGTCGCCTGGACGCCGCCCGGCATCGACCCGGTGGACTGGCGTCGCGCGCTCGCCGAGGACGTGGTGGACCTGCTCGCCATGCTCAACGAGGTCGACACCGCGGTGGCGGTCACCCCGACGGACCGCCGGTTGGCCGACGACGTGATCTGGCCCGGCACCACGGTGTACGAGGTGCCCGAGCCGACGCCCAACGCGGTCTTCGCCGCCCTCGCCGTCTCGGGCGACGGCTACGAGCAGGCGGCGGTGGTCGCCGGGGACGCCCCCGACCTGCCTGGACTCACCGTCGGCAAGCTGCTGCGCCCGCTGACCAGCCGGCCGGTCGCCCTCGCACCGGTCGAGGGCGGTGTGCCGGGACTGCTCGGCGCGGCTGCCCGGCTGCCCGTACCGTCCTGGCTGCCGCCGCTGGATCTGGACACCGCCGTGCCCGCGGCCGTGCGCGCGGCGGCCCCCGAGCCGGGCGACCTCGCGGTCACTCCGTCCTGGCACCGGCTACGTGGCCCGGCCGACCTGGCCCGACTCGACCTCGCGCTGGACGGCTGGGAGCACACCCGCGCCCTGCTCTCCGGCGCCGACCGGTCCGGCTGACGCGCGGGGGACCTCGCCCCCCGGCGGGCCCACCTGACACGCACTCCGGCCGACCCGACGCACGCCGGACCGGCGGACGTGACTCGGGGGCGGCAGGGTCAGGAGCGGCGGTCGTCGCCCTCGGTGTCGTCGGGGCGCTCCGGACCGTCCGGGGCCTTCCCCTCGACCTCGCCCGGGATCTTCTCCTCCGGGCCGCCCGGGGCGGAGAAGTCGAACTTCTCCAGCTCGGTCATCAGGTCCACGTCGGCCATGGCGAAGGCCACCGGGTCGGCGAAGTCGTCGTCGGAGGGCAGCAGGTCGGGGTGGCCCCAGAGGGCGTCCCGCCCGGCGATGCCCCGGTGCTCGGTCAGCGCCGCCCAGAGTGCGGCGGCCTCGCGCAGCCGGCGGGGACGCAGTTCCAGCCCGACCAGAGCGGCGAACGTCTGCTCGGCCGGTCCACCGGCCGCCCGACGCCGACGGAACGCCTCGCCGAGTGCGACCACGTTCGGCAGCCGGCCGGCCGCAGCACCGTCCACCACGTGGCAGACCCAGCCCTCGACCAGGGCGAGAGCGGTTTCCAGGCGGGCCAGCGACGCCTTCTGCGCCGGGCTGTCCTCCGGCGTGAAGATGCCCTCCAGGACGATCGCCTGCACCGACTCCGGGTCGGTCGGGTCGACCCGGCCCATCGCCTCCTCGATCGCCTCGCGGTTGACCCGGATTCCGGCCGCGTACGTCTCGACGGCGGTGAGCACGTGCCCGCGCAACCACGGCACATGCTCGAAGAGTCGCTGGTGGGCCGCCTCGCGCAGGGCGACGTAGAGGCGTACCTCGTCCTCGGGCAGCTCCAGGCCCTCGCCGTAGCCGCGGATGTTGGCCGGGATCAGCGCGGCGGTCCCGGCGGGGCCGAGTGGCAGGCCGATGTCACCGGCGGAGAGCACCTCCGCGGCCAGCGACCCGAGCGCCTGACCGAGCTGACCGCCGAAGAGAGCGCCGCCGAGGGTGGCCACCATCGACTGCATCGGGCCGAGCTGGGCGCGGGCCTCCGGCGGCACCAGGTCGCCCATCGCGCCGACCATCCGGCTGGCCACCGGATCGCACAGCTTGCGCCAGACGTCCAGCGTCTTGAAGATCCACTCGTTGCGGTTCCAGGCCACCGTGGTCTTGATGCCGGAGGGCAGCGCCGAGGCCGGCTCCAGCCAGAGGTCGGCGATGCGCAGTGCTTCCTCGACCGCGTTGCGCTCGTAGGGCGAGACCGCCGGGTCGCCCGCTGCCGCGAGCTGACTGGCCGCCACCTGACGGGCCAGATCCCAGTTGACCGGCCCGCTGCCCGGCGCGGAGAGCAGGTGCTGCAACTGCGACATGAACTGCTGCATCTGCGCGGGGTCGTTGGGGTCGGGCGGCTGCCCGCCCGGGAGCGCGAAACCGAACGGAATATCAGGCACGAGCTCTACGGTACGCGCGCCGTGCCCCCGGTCGCCGTCACCGCGGTTGCGCTGAGGGCGAAGTCGCCGTCGTGCCGCCCGGAGGGCGGGAACCGGCTCGGTACGCTCTGCCGCATGAGACGACGTGGCGTGACCGTCCTTCTCGGTGCTCTGCTCACCGCTCTGCTCAGCATCGGGGTGCTCGGCGCGCCCGTCCCGTATGTCGTGCTCGGTCCGGGTCCGACGGTGGACACGCTCGGGCAGGAGGACGGCAAGGAGGTGATCCAGGTCACCGGCAGTGAGACCTCCACCTCCGCAGGCCAACTGCGGCTGACCACGGTCGGTGTGCAGCCCACCGTGAAGCTGCGGTCGGCCATCCAGGGCTGGCTCTCCGACGAGCAGGCGGTGGTGCCGCGCGAGCTGGTCTATCCGCCCGGCG from Micromonospora craniellae encodes the following:
- a CDS encoding TOMM precursor leader peptide-binding protein; this encodes MDRPPSPRPILLPGLSRLWRDRHTLQLGLAPERAVLVEFADPGAVRLLDLLDGTRSERQVLTGTGGRPEHARALLDALREAGLVVPAHTLVPRDLAEPRRSRLAAEAGALALAAARLPGTPAQVLRRRLAARVAVTGPGPLGAAVTLALAQAGVGHVQPDLPGPVRPVDLVGSGIAADELGRPLGAAAQATVTRAAPGTATGPLRRARPDLVIQFGLDRPAALVAAGHAQRRQPHLLVDVREGVPVIGPLVRPPTGPCLRCLDLHRADRDPHWPALAAQIAHAPTTPTCATGTLLAATAYTVTEALAQLDGGTPETLGGAVEIGSAGVTRRRHWPPHPRCRCGAYAEDECQPGRRAAAGPPSR
- a CDS encoding DUF5679 domain-containing protein; this encodes MADQAQTYNGYCVKCKEKRDFEGRVEVSKTGMNMAKGKCPVCGTTVNRILGKAKV
- a CDS encoding M48 metallopeptidase family protein, giving the protein MAGARKPVVEVRRSQRRRRTVSAYRDGERVVVLIPDQFSRAEESEWVDRMLARLAAREGRLTRSDAELLDRAGRLIKLYLTEYGDRAVPASVRWVSNQNGRWGSCTPADRSIRLSHRLQEMPDWVIDYVLLHELVHLVVPSHNAQFWALVGRYPKTERARGYLEGVAAVTGTP
- a CDS encoding zinc-dependent metalloprotease, giving the protein MPDIPFGFALPGGQPPDPNDPAQMQQFMSQLQHLLSAPGSGPVNWDLARQVAASQLAAAGDPAVSPYERNAVEEALRIADLWLEPASALPSGIKTTVAWNRNEWIFKTLDVWRKLCDPVASRMVGAMGDLVPPEARAQLGPMQSMVATLGGALFGGQLGQALGSLAAEVLSAGDIGLPLGPAGTAALIPANIRGYGEGLELPEDEVRLYVALREAAHQRLFEHVPWLRGHVLTAVETYAAGIRVNREAIEEAMGRVDPTDPESVQAIVLEGIFTPEDSPAQKASLARLETALALVEGWVCHVVDGAAAGRLPNVVALGEAFRRRRAAGGPAEQTFAALVGLELRPRRLREAAALWAALTEHRGIAGRDALWGHPDLLPSDDDFADPVAFAMADVDLMTELEKFDFSAPGGPEEKIPGEVEGKAPDGPERPDDTEGDDRRS